In one window of Bacteroidales bacterium DNA:
- a CDS encoding type IX secretion system membrane protein PorP/SprF translates to MKSMKNYGILAGILPVIALCTLQMAHGQQQPVFSQYPLNKFLYNPALAGVDGITTIGLTARQQWSGLPDPPSTFAFTAQTRVLEDSYIMRLLTARKNPEKASRRGRIGLGVNVYSDHNGAISRSGFQLTYAYHINWNDKAQLSFGLSAAGFQFKLNDKDAVILDSDDPLLLNNRHSFFVPDFNFGTYLLTDQFYAGIGISDLLGSYLKLGRYKFENYRTLRHYYIMSGYRFYAGDNFRIEPSFLLRTTREEIQCDFNLTGTYLKTYWLGLSYRTGNTYVFMGGLNIQNFFLGYAYDAGGGYIKRYTTGSHELMFGMRFGESSIRRMRWLRKDVKSFEDR, encoded by the coding sequence ATGAAATCCATGAAAAACTATGGCATCCTCGCCGGAATACTGCCGGTGATAGCCCTGTGTACCCTGCAAATGGCACATGGCCAGCAGCAGCCTGTTTTCAGCCAGTATCCGTTGAACAAGTTTCTCTATAATCCTGCGCTGGCAGGTGTTGACGGAATTACCACCATCGGACTCACTGCCCGCCAGCAATGGTCAGGCTTGCCCGACCCTCCCAGCACGTTTGCCTTTACCGCTCAGACCCGCGTGCTGGAAGACAGCTACATCATGCGGTTGCTCACTGCCAGAAAGAATCCCGAAAAAGCTTCCCGCAGGGGAAGAATCGGCCTGGGAGTAAATGTATACAGCGACCACAATGGAGCCATCAGCCGCTCAGGGTTCCAGCTTACCTATGCCTACCACATCAACTGGAACGACAAGGCACAGCTCTCTTTTGGCCTGTCAGCGGCCGGATTTCAGTTCAAACTCAACGACAAGGATGCCGTCATCCTCGATTCCGATGATCCCCTTCTGCTCAATAACCGCCACAGCTTCTTTGTGCCTGATTTCAATTTCGGCACCTATCTGCTTACCGACCAGTTCTACGCAGGAATAGGAATATCAGACCTGCTGGGATCTTACCTGAAACTGGGGAGGTATAAATTCGAAAACTACCGCACGCTCAGACACTATTATATCATGAGCGGATACAGGTTTTATGCCGGTGACAATTTCCGCATCGAACCTTCGTTCCTTCTGCGCACAACAAGGGAAGAAATTCAGTGCGACTTCAACCTCACGGGCACCTACCTGAAAACATATTGGCTGGGGTTATCGTACCGTACAGGAAATACATATGTCTTTATGGGAGGGCTGAATATCCAGAATTTCTTTCTGGGGTATGCCTATGACGCCGGAGGAGGGTATATCAAGCGGTATACCACCGGTTCGCATGAACTCATGTTTGGCATGCGGTTCGGGGAATCCAGCATACGCCGTATGCGCTGGCTGAGAAAAGACGTTAAGTCGTTTGAAGACAGGTAG